A region of Pyxidicoccus parkwaysis DNA encodes the following proteins:
- a CDS encoding sigma factor-like helix-turn-helix DNA-binding protein produces the protein MSEERKTGSLAALLLEHVSREQRAELEAVEELESLLLQHVDAARTKWPTLRLSDGDFLRHLARHLPAGKASEVLRVINGADLYLACACATGEPSALRAFEQHVLRYIPGRLGALSPSMEEEVLQVLRERLLVGSEQAPPRIGSYAGRGPLLTWVGITAARIAGELVERNGREVLVTEPPEAFARMLSSGNPEHELLREDTRQFLGEVLQKVVEGLPEQERALLRLHHFHGFTMDRLALMYGDSRSGVARKVAQARERLLKRVQVELAARLKQDPITMESLLGMVRSQLDLSIQRMLG, from the coding sequence ATGAGCGAGGAACGGAAGACCGGCTCCCTGGCGGCGCTGCTGCTGGAGCACGTGTCACGGGAGCAGCGCGCGGAGCTCGAAGCCGTGGAGGAGCTCGAGTCGCTGCTGCTCCAGCATGTCGACGCGGCAAGGACGAAGTGGCCCACGTTGCGACTTTCGGACGGAGACTTCTTGCGGCATCTGGCCCGGCACCTGCCCGCGGGCAAGGCCTCGGAGGTGCTGCGCGTCATCAACGGCGCGGACCTGTACCTCGCATGTGCCTGTGCCACCGGAGAGCCCTCGGCGCTGCGGGCCTTCGAGCAGCACGTCCTCCGGTACATCCCTGGCCGGCTCGGAGCGCTGTCGCCCAGCATGGAGGAGGAGGTGCTGCAGGTGCTGCGCGAGCGACTGCTGGTGGGCAGCGAGCAGGCGCCTCCCAGGATTGGGAGCTACGCGGGCCGGGGGCCGCTGCTGACCTGGGTGGGCATCACCGCCGCGCGCATCGCCGGCGAATTGGTGGAGCGCAACGGACGCGAGGTCCTCGTCACCGAGCCGCCGGAAGCCTTCGCGCGAATGCTGTCCTCGGGCAACCCGGAGCATGAGTTGCTGCGGGAGGACACGCGCCAGTTCCTCGGCGAGGTGCTCCAGAAGGTGGTGGAGGGGCTTCCCGAGCAGGAGCGCGCGCTGCTGCGCCTGCACCACTTCCACGGCTTCACCATGGACCGGCTCGCGCTGATGTACGGCGATTCACGCTCCGGCGTGGCGCGCAAGGTCGCGCAGGCCCGCGAGCGGCTGCTCAAGCGCGTCCAGGTGGAATTGGCAGCGCGGCTGAAGCAGGACCCCATTACGATGGAGAGCCTGCTGGGAATGGTGCGCAGCCAACTGGACCTCAGCATCCAGCGGATGCTGGGCTGA
- a CDS encoding ribbon-helix-helix protein, CopG family: MKRFNLELGDKTLQAIEELQDKTGRNSKADVIRDALALYEYLVRQASEQQKSLFLGSTQDDAVPLLVTSIEEAKRRTGDAKA, encoded by the coding sequence ATGAAGCGATTCAATTTGGAACTCGGCGACAAGACTCTTCAGGCCATTGAGGAGTTGCAGGACAAGACGGGGCGCAACTCGAAAGCAGATGTAATTCGAGACGCACTGGCCCTGTACGAATACTTGGTCAGGCAGGCCAGCGAGCAGCAGAAGTCGCTGTTTCTTGGTTCAACACAAGACGATGCCGTGCCTCTCCTGGTCACATCGATTGAGGAGGCAAAGCGGCGGACAGGCGACGCAAAAGCCTAA
- a CDS encoding LETM1 domain-containing protein, with translation MLDFSKAGWLLPLLDEAMASASASSLEPSATPLTSGRARARAYLRRTLRATGLLYGTPADTPTPQDADAPTELQARALEEQLFRAVVKTLARMALDLAWLVGAREGPRREQLLLLFAVLTGELALADALDTRLAAGKAVSKRLVGKVEAALRKREPTLAGDPMYGLVLHNGAQYADAQLFCRQAIDYFSSGRFQRERAQRRLDFSARQKALLVDVLTGLACVDRLPGPSARRAILRQVEDLRLPGPVETELKAAVKQSFERRRSVRDVVKQVRSVDMRHFLLEQTLLAALVDGRRTRRERVFISELADALHVPKEELHRLELEMAEFYAQHRSLVDAFTVTDAAGAMGEDMVAGVQEVVEKNFHRLMQEIRETGDLAVLLTKAARRQTLTGEERKRMRAQLIDVAKAIPALAIFAAPGGFLLLAALTKLLPFNLLPSAFQEEQPVDADNDELVPEREVG, from the coding sequence GTGTTGGACTTCAGCAAGGCGGGATGGCTGCTCCCGCTCCTGGACGAGGCGATGGCCTCCGCGAGCGCGTCCTCGCTGGAGCCGTCCGCCACGCCGCTGACGTCCGGTCGGGCCCGGGCCCGCGCGTACCTGCGCCGCACGCTGCGCGCCACCGGGCTCCTGTATGGCACCCCCGCGGATACCCCGACGCCCCAGGACGCGGACGCTCCCACGGAGCTCCAGGCGCGAGCGCTGGAGGAGCAGCTGTTCCGCGCGGTGGTGAAGACGCTGGCGCGGATGGCCCTCGATTTGGCCTGGCTGGTGGGGGCGCGAGAGGGGCCTCGCCGGGAGCAGTTGCTGCTGCTGTTCGCGGTGCTGACCGGGGAGCTCGCGCTGGCGGACGCGCTGGACACGCGGCTGGCGGCGGGCAAGGCGGTGTCGAAGCGGCTGGTGGGGAAGGTGGAGGCGGCGCTGCGCAAGCGCGAGCCGACACTGGCGGGCGACCCGATGTACGGGCTGGTGCTGCACAACGGCGCGCAGTACGCGGACGCGCAGCTGTTCTGCCGGCAGGCGATTGACTACTTCTCCTCCGGGCGCTTCCAGCGCGAGCGCGCGCAGCGGCGGCTGGACTTCTCAGCGAGGCAGAAGGCGCTGCTGGTGGACGTGCTGACGGGATTGGCGTGCGTGGACCGCCTGCCCGGGCCTTCCGCGCGCCGGGCGATTCTGCGGCAGGTGGAGGACCTGCGCCTGCCGGGCCCGGTGGAGACGGAGCTGAAGGCGGCGGTGAAGCAGTCCTTCGAGCGGCGGCGCTCGGTGCGCGACGTGGTGAAGCAGGTGCGCAGCGTGGACATGCGGCACTTCCTGCTGGAGCAGACGTTGCTGGCGGCGCTGGTGGACGGCCGGCGCACGCGGCGCGAGCGCGTGTTCATCAGCGAGCTGGCGGACGCGCTCCATGTGCCGAAGGAGGAGCTGCACCGGCTGGAGCTGGAGATGGCGGAGTTCTACGCCCAGCACCGCTCGCTGGTGGATGCCTTCACGGTGACGGACGCGGCCGGCGCCATGGGCGAGGACATGGTGGCCGGGGTGCAGGAGGTCGTGGAGAAGAACTTCCACCGGCTCATGCAGGAGATTCGCGAGACGGGCGACCTGGCGGTGCTGCTGACGAAGGCGGCGCGGCGGCAGACGCTCACGGGTGAGGAGCGCAAGCGGATGCGGGCGCAGCTCATCGACGTGGCCAAGGCGATTCCAGCGCTCGCCATCTTCGCGGCGCCGGGCGGGTTCCTGCTGCTGGCGGCGTTGACCAAGCTTTTGCCCTTCAACCTGCTGCCCAGCGCGTTCCAGGAGGAGCAGCCCGTCGACGCGGACAACGACGAGCTCGTCCCAGAGCGCGAGGTGGGCTGA
- a CDS encoding metal-dependent hydrolase yields the protein MRTQLMAVVMGALLTLGGTAAAQGAPAAPAQGAPATGKAGAKGPAAAKGKVEVTWWGHAAFIVRTPGGAVIAIDPWLTNPKAPQGVAQPEALDAILVSHGHFDHVGETKALAQKTGAKVFGSFELINLLGLPEAQAVGANAGGTFKVKDATIHLVEAVHSSSYQADPKGASQYAGAPLGFVIAIDNGPTLYHAGDTGAFAGMEIIAAQFKPTVAMLPIGGHFTMGPAEAAQAARLLKVQSIVPMHYGTFPLLQGTPDALRGELKTLRGPAKVLDLEPGKATAL from the coding sequence ATGCGGACGCAGCTCATGGCAGTGGTGATGGGAGCGCTGTTGACCCTCGGCGGGACGGCGGCGGCTCAGGGTGCCCCGGCCGCTCCGGCCCAGGGTGCTCCGGCCACCGGCAAGGCGGGCGCGAAGGGCCCGGCGGCGGCGAAGGGCAAGGTGGAGGTGACGTGGTGGGGCCACGCGGCCTTCATCGTGCGCACCCCGGGCGGGGCGGTGATTGCCATCGACCCGTGGCTCACCAACCCCAAGGCCCCGCAGGGCGTGGCCCAGCCCGAAGCGCTGGACGCCATCCTCGTCTCCCACGGCCACTTCGACCACGTGGGTGAGACGAAGGCGCTGGCGCAGAAGACGGGCGCGAAGGTGTTCGGCTCCTTCGAGCTCATCAACCTGCTGGGTCTGCCCGAGGCCCAGGCCGTGGGCGCCAACGCGGGCGGCACCTTCAAGGTGAAGGACGCCACCATCCACCTCGTGGAGGCGGTGCACTCCAGCAGCTACCAGGCGGACCCCAAGGGCGCCTCCCAGTACGCGGGTGCGCCGCTGGGCTTCGTCATCGCCATCGACAACGGGCCCACGCTGTACCACGCGGGTGACACCGGCGCCTTCGCGGGCATGGAAATCATCGCCGCCCAGTTCAAGCCCACCGTGGCCATGCTGCCCATCGGCGGGCACTTCACCATGGGCCCGGCCGAGGCCGCCCAGGCGGCCCGCCTGCTGAAGGTGCAGAGCATCGTCCCCATGCACTACGGCACCTTCCCGTTGCTCCAGGGCACTCCCGACGCACTGCGGGGTGAGCTGAAGACGCTGCGCGGCCCGGCCAAGGTGTTGGATTTGGAGCCCGGCAAGGCCACCGCGCTGTAG
- a CDS encoding HSP90 family protein yields MDHRFQVSLRGVIDLLSHHLYSSPGVYVRELLQNATDAIRARQHMEPGHTGIVRLELMEKQDGSPPTLLFSDDGVGLTEDEIHRFLATIGESSKREESLAARRNDFIGQFGIGLLSCFMVCDELLVVTRSARGDGRTLEWRGRHDGTYDVRQSEHPLDRPGTQVFLMARADMTEWFTPEKLRHLAKHYGGLLPFPIQLTSGGHTERLNPDGPPWRREYDSASDRRKALLAYGREVFGTDFIDCIPLRSTAGDVDGVAFVLPASPHFNARQKHRVYLKHMLLSESAENLLPEWAFFVKCVVNANALRPTASRESFYEDESLALAREALGQSLRRYLVDLAHEDPRALQRLIALHGLSVKALALDDDDFYKLVIHWLPFETSLGVMTLADYRRAHPVVRYTPTLDGFRQVAQVAGAQGLCIINAAYTHDAALLEKLPHVVPDAQVEPFSAADLPQSFEELSLDEREAVFPLLRMAERVLAPFRCGVVVKKFFPAEVPTLYSSDAEGTFRRDAERAREESDDLYAGVLEGVMAAASGEPAQLCFNLHNPVVRRLAAVADREVMKLSVEMLYVQALLLGHHPLNAQEMALLNQGLLGLISAQLGRTDDGGEEGGGPGSRGFH; encoded by the coding sequence GTGGACCACCGATTCCAAGTCAGCCTCCGCGGGGTCATCGACCTCCTCTCGCACCACCTGTACAGCTCGCCCGGGGTGTATGTGCGCGAGCTCCTGCAGAACGCCACGGACGCCATCCGCGCGCGCCAGCACATGGAGCCCGGGCACACGGGCATCGTCCGGCTGGAGCTGATGGAGAAGCAGGACGGCAGCCCGCCCACCCTCCTCTTCAGCGACGACGGCGTGGGGCTGACGGAAGACGAAATCCACCGCTTCCTCGCCACCATCGGCGAGTCCTCCAAGCGCGAGGAGTCCCTGGCCGCCCGCCGCAACGACTTCATCGGCCAGTTCGGCATCGGCCTCCTGTCGTGCTTCATGGTGTGCGATGAATTGCTGGTGGTGACGCGCTCGGCGCGCGGGGACGGGCGCACGCTGGAGTGGCGCGGCCGCCATGACGGCACCTACGACGTGCGGCAGTCCGAGCACCCGCTGGACAGGCCGGGCACGCAGGTGTTCCTCATGGCCCGCGCGGACATGACGGAGTGGTTCACCCCCGAGAAGCTGCGCCACCTCGCGAAGCACTACGGCGGCCTGCTCCCCTTCCCCATCCAGCTCACCTCGGGCGGCCACACCGAGCGCCTCAACCCGGATGGCCCCCCGTGGCGCCGCGAGTACGACAGCGCGTCCGACCGCCGCAAGGCGCTCCTGGCCTACGGGCGCGAGGTGTTCGGCACGGACTTCATCGACTGCATCCCCCTGCGCTCCACGGCAGGAGACGTGGACGGGGTGGCCTTCGTGCTGCCGGCGTCGCCGCACTTCAACGCGCGGCAGAAGCACCGCGTGTACCTCAAGCACATGCTGCTGTCGGAGAGCGCGGAGAACCTGCTCCCCGAGTGGGCCTTCTTCGTCAAGTGCGTGGTCAACGCCAATGCCCTGCGCCCCACCGCCAGCCGCGAGTCCTTCTACGAGGACGAGTCCCTGGCCCTGGCGCGTGAGGCCTTGGGCCAGAGCCTGCGCAGGTACCTGGTGGACCTGGCGCACGAGGACCCGCGCGCGCTGCAGCGGCTGATTGCATTGCACGGGCTGAGCGTGAAGGCGCTGGCGCTGGACGACGACGACTTCTACAAGCTCGTCATCCACTGGCTGCCCTTCGAGACGTCGCTGGGGGTGATGACGCTGGCGGACTACCGGCGCGCGCACCCGGTGGTGCGGTACACGCCCACGCTGGACGGCTTCCGTCAGGTGGCGCAGGTGGCGGGGGCGCAGGGGCTGTGCATCATCAACGCGGCGTACACGCACGACGCGGCGCTGCTGGAGAAGCTGCCGCACGTGGTGCCGGACGCGCAGGTGGAGCCCTTCTCCGCGGCGGACCTGCCGCAGAGCTTCGAGGAGCTGTCGCTGGACGAGCGCGAGGCCGTCTTCCCGCTGCTGCGCATGGCGGAGCGCGTGCTGGCGCCGTTCCGCTGCGGCGTGGTGGTGAAGAAGTTCTTCCCGGCGGAGGTGCCCACGCTCTACAGCTCGGACGCGGAGGGCACCTTCCGGCGCGACGCGGAGCGGGCGCGCGAGGAGTCCGACGACCTCTACGCGGGCGTGCTGGAGGGCGTCATGGCGGCGGCGAGTGGTGAGCCGGCGCAGCTGTGCTTCAACCTGCACAACCCGGTGGTGCGCCGGCTGGCGGCGGTGGCGGACCGGGAGGTGATGAAGCTCTCGGTGGAGATGCTCTACGTGCAGGCGCTGCTGTTGGGCCACCACCCGTTGAACGCGCAGGAGATGGCGCTGCTGAACCAGGGCCTCTTGGGGCTCATCTCCGCGCAGCTCGGCCGCACGGACGACGGTGGCGAGGAAGGCGGCGGGCCCGGCTCGCGGGGGTTCCACTGA
- a CDS encoding Tex family protein: MHAYAVELSQELGLRPEQVDRTLALSEEGSTVPFIARYRKEVTGGLDEVQIQTILDRAAERTELDSRRDTILRTIEEQGKLTPALKKALEAAKTRTELEDLYLPYKPKRRTRAAIARERGLEPLADLLWKQEGKRGDDRDAKVRPFVNAEKEVPDLDAALAGARDICAERVSEDATLRREARDVCTKRGALRSDVVPAKKGEPTKFENYYGHEEPVSQAPSHRVLALLRGEEEGVLKVKLNLPDDEVKALLASRVVSKPQALFAQELRAAVEDGWERLMGPSLESELRAELKERADRQAIGVFGENLRHLLLAPPAGARAVLALDPGLRTGIKLAMMDVTGKVVETLTLYSERSADERARAAKLLSAVVQKHKPELIAVGNGTGSREAEGFVKDTLKALGSQVPVVSVSEQGASVYSASEVARDEFPDLDVSLRGAVSIGRRLQDPLAELVKIDPKSIGVGQYQHDVDQGLLKKKLGEVVDSCVNAVGVDVNTASPQLLEHVSGVGPSLAKKLVAHRASKGRFTTRRELLKVSGLGPKTFEQAAGFLRVRGPEPLDSSAVHPERYPVVERMAKDLGVEVGALVGNAALVRKIDAKRYLGPDLGEMTLKDILAELEKPSRDPRGDFTAPQLREDLRTLEDVKEGMVLQGVVTNVTAFGAFVDVGVHQDGLVHVSQLSTKFVKDPSEVVKVGDRLTVRVLTVDLARKRLALSVRAVQEGGAAQSGGAGRPAVGGATGPGRMTERGGGARQDARPSGAGGAGAGGRPSSGAGGAGASGTAGKPAAGSGSGDKKGPEPFNNPFRNLKR; this comes from the coding sequence ATGCACGCCTACGCCGTCGAGCTTTCCCAGGAGCTGGGCCTCAGGCCCGAGCAGGTGGACCGGACCCTCGCGCTGAGCGAGGAGGGCTCCACCGTTCCCTTCATCGCGCGCTACCGCAAGGAGGTCACCGGAGGTCTGGACGAAGTCCAGATTCAGACCATCCTCGACCGGGCGGCGGAGCGCACCGAGCTGGACTCGCGCCGCGACACCATCCTCCGCACCATTGAGGAGCAGGGGAAGCTGACGCCCGCCTTGAAGAAGGCGCTCGAGGCCGCGAAGACGCGCACCGAGCTGGAGGACCTCTACCTCCCCTACAAGCCCAAGCGCCGCACCCGCGCCGCCATCGCCCGCGAGCGCGGGCTGGAGCCGCTGGCGGACCTCCTGTGGAAGCAGGAGGGCAAGCGCGGTGACGACCGCGACGCGAAGGTGCGCCCGTTCGTCAACGCGGAGAAGGAGGTGCCGGACCTGGACGCGGCGCTCGCGGGCGCGCGCGACATCTGCGCCGAGCGCGTGTCCGAGGACGCCACCCTGCGTCGCGAGGCCCGCGACGTGTGCACGAAGCGCGGCGCGCTGCGCTCGGACGTGGTGCCCGCGAAGAAGGGCGAGCCCACCAAGTTCGAGAACTACTACGGCCATGAGGAGCCGGTGTCGCAGGCCCCGTCCCACCGCGTGCTGGCGCTGCTGCGCGGTGAAGAAGAGGGCGTGCTGAAGGTGAAGCTCAACCTTCCCGACGACGAGGTGAAGGCGCTGCTCGCCTCGCGCGTGGTGTCGAAGCCGCAGGCCCTCTTCGCGCAGGAGCTGCGCGCGGCGGTGGAGGACGGCTGGGAGCGGCTGATGGGGCCGTCGCTGGAGTCGGAGCTGCGCGCGGAGCTGAAGGAGCGCGCGGACCGGCAGGCCATTGGCGTCTTCGGAGAGAACCTGCGCCACCTGCTGCTCGCGCCGCCCGCCGGTGCGCGCGCGGTGCTGGCGCTGGACCCGGGCCTGCGCACGGGCATCAAGCTGGCGATGATGGACGTCACCGGCAAGGTGGTGGAGACGCTGACGCTCTACAGCGAGCGCAGCGCGGACGAGCGCGCCCGCGCCGCGAAGCTGCTGTCCGCGGTGGTGCAGAAGCACAAGCCGGAGCTGATTGCGGTGGGCAACGGCACCGGCAGCCGCGAGGCGGAAGGCTTCGTGAAGGACACACTGAAGGCGCTGGGCTCACAGGTTCCCGTGGTGTCGGTGAGCGAGCAGGGCGCGTCGGTGTACTCGGCGTCCGAGGTGGCGCGAGACGAGTTCCCCGACCTGGACGTGAGCCTGCGCGGCGCGGTGTCCATCGGCCGGCGCCTGCAGGACCCGCTGGCGGAGCTGGTGAAAATCGACCCCAAAAGCATCGGCGTGGGGCAGTACCAGCACGACGTGGACCAGGGCCTCTTGAAGAAGAAGCTGGGTGAGGTGGTGGACTCGTGCGTCAACGCGGTGGGCGTGGACGTGAATACGGCGTCGCCGCAGCTCCTGGAGCACGTGTCCGGCGTGGGCCCGTCGCTGGCGAAGAAGCTGGTGGCGCACCGCGCGTCGAAGGGGCGCTTCACCACGCGGCGCGAGCTGCTCAAGGTGAGCGGGCTGGGGCCGAAGACATTCGAGCAGGCGGCGGGCTTCCTGCGCGTGCGAGGGCCGGAGCCGCTGGACTCGAGCGCGGTGCACCCGGAGCGCTACCCGGTGGTGGAGCGCATGGCGAAGGACCTCGGCGTGGAGGTGGGCGCGCTGGTGGGCAACGCGGCGCTGGTACGGAAGATTGATGCGAAGCGCTACCTGGGCCCGGACCTGGGCGAGATGACGCTGAAGGACATCCTCGCGGAGCTGGAGAAGCCCAGCAGAGACCCGCGTGGCGACTTCACGGCGCCGCAGCTGCGTGAGGATTTGCGCACGCTGGAGGACGTGAAGGAGGGCATGGTGCTCCAGGGCGTGGTGACGAACGTCACCGCCTTTGGCGCCTTCGTGGACGTGGGCGTGCACCAGGATGGGTTGGTGCACGTGTCGCAGCTGTCCACGAAGTTCGTGAAGGACCCGTCCGAGGTGGTGAAGGTGGGCGACCGGCTGACGGTGCGCGTGCTCACCGTGGACCTGGCGCGCAAGCGGCTGGCGCTCTCCGTGCGCGCGGTGCAGGAGGGTGGGGCGGCGCAGTCCGGTGGCGCGGGCCGTCCGGCCGTGGGCGGCGCGACGGGCCCGGGACGGATGACGGAGCGTGGCGGCGGGGCGCGGCAGGACGCGCGGCCTTCCGGCGCGGGTGGTGCGGGCGCTGGTGGCAGGCCCTCGTCGGGTGCGGGTGGCGCGGGTGCTTCGGGCACGGCCGGCAAGCCGGCGGCGGGCTCGGGCTCCGGCGACAAGAAGGGCCCGGAGCCGTTCAACAACCCCTTCCGCAATCTCAAGCGCTGA
- a CDS encoding GNAT family N-acetyltransferase — translation MSTGDLRLVPARPEHVDYWLVLRAEPGARRYVDTDEDTREQLLHRIAEASPLGDTRAKGYRWFVEYDGRLIGTVSARDVSRMHGRAQLGYMMSEAYHGRGLGTRAVGMMLERLFTGLPFLQRLWLVTLAENAGSQGVARKLGFTFEGTMRGHCVHLGQRRDQQTWGLLRSEWEARRSG, via the coding sequence ATGAGTACTGGTGACTTGCGACTGGTGCCCGCCCGGCCGGAGCACGTGGACTACTGGCTGGTGCTGCGCGCGGAGCCGGGCGCGCGGCGTTACGTGGACACGGACGAGGACACGCGCGAGCAGCTCCTGCACCGCATCGCCGAGGCGAGCCCGCTGGGCGACACGCGCGCGAAGGGCTACCGGTGGTTCGTGGAGTACGACGGGCGGCTCATCGGCACGGTGTCCGCGCGTGACGTGTCGCGGATGCACGGGCGGGCGCAGCTCGGGTACATGATGTCCGAGGCGTACCACGGCCGAGGGCTGGGCACGCGCGCGGTGGGGATGATGCTGGAGCGGCTCTTCACCGGGCTGCCCTTCTTGCAGCGACTGTGGCTCGTCACGCTGGCGGAGAACGCCGGCTCCCAGGGCGTGGCGCGCAAGCTGGGCTTCACCTTCGAGGGCACGATGCGGGGCCACTGCGTGCACCTGGGCCAACGCAGGGACCAGCAGACGTGGGGCCTCTTGCGCTCCGAGTGGGAGGCGCGGCGGAGCGGGTAG
- a CDS encoding alkaline phosphatase D family protein — MFPGGRTSDLDSALSCQQNPPWSPALFDKFKRRSFLQAVVAVAASSAFGCAEDVTPPSDDTAKFFPQSVASGDPRPDSVVLWVRASDPDNASANMPVKLEVSTSQDFSSLVLNESFTALAEHDHALKVKVTGLTARTTYYYRFTVEVGGQKVSTHTGRTKTAPAANADVPVKFAFASCQDYIGRYYNAWQRLLQLDEDLDFVVFLGDYVYETTGDASFQDANGTRSIVFEEPEKAQREGTGLVAFYAASALSNYRDLYKAIRSDRVLQQVHERYPFIVVWDDHEFSDDCWGSTATYTDGRIDETQVARRKNAEQAFFEYIPLDNTQAAAGAIDINAVVAAQAGGTKIWRDFEFGQHLKLMVMDYRTNRPDHLIPEDAYPGTVVIDSATMPAPYKPAFAADQFAYVDIDAAPLAPYKAALQGAYVSEAVKAGLTQEQAAAKAATWVKGNQSLFYVNQVIDAVSAARVAAGQSAIPRIAITAETPRGLAYVHMGKGSLFTIQGSRYIVVKPTFDLYAGIKYAGTAKASENALGDAQEAWFKETVKAATNTWKIAVSSVSLTSMVFDLSQKTDVPEANLRQAFYFNADQWDGFPTKKKELLGYLAANNLQKNTLFVSGDIHASFASVESGVPTLTAPAISSGSIKELAGRALLGAGYGPGAAVYQHIVANLDDSLKAGNPGMKFANGDAHGFVVVEVKKDEALATFHLVPSTEIGKDYSLRADSELAAKFTSKKLRVQNGDITDA; from the coding sequence ATGTTTCCTGGTGGGCGGACGAGCGACTTAGACTCCGCGCTCTCCTGTCAACAAAACCCGCCTTGGAGTCCTGCCTTGTTCGACAAATTCAAGCGTCGCAGTTTCCTGCAAGCCGTCGTTGCCGTCGCGGCGAGCTCCGCGTTCGGTTGTGCCGAGGATGTGACGCCGCCGTCGGATGACACCGCGAAGTTCTTCCCGCAGTCGGTGGCTTCTGGCGACCCGCGTCCGGACAGCGTGGTGCTGTGGGTGCGCGCGTCGGACCCGGACAACGCCAGCGCGAACATGCCGGTGAAGCTGGAGGTCTCCACCAGCCAGGACTTCAGCAGCCTCGTGCTCAACGAGTCCTTCACGGCGCTCGCGGAGCATGACCACGCCCTCAAGGTGAAGGTCACCGGCCTGACGGCGCGCACGACGTACTACTACCGCTTCACCGTCGAGGTGGGTGGCCAGAAGGTCAGCACCCATACGGGCCGCACCAAGACGGCGCCGGCCGCGAACGCGGACGTGCCGGTGAAGTTCGCCTTCGCCAGCTGCCAGGACTACATCGGCCGTTACTACAACGCGTGGCAGCGCCTGCTGCAGCTCGACGAGGACCTCGACTTCGTCGTCTTCCTCGGCGACTACGTCTACGAGACGACGGGTGACGCGTCCTTCCAGGATGCCAACGGTACGCGCTCCATCGTGTTCGAGGAGCCGGAGAAGGCGCAGCGCGAGGGCACGGGCCTGGTGGCCTTCTACGCGGCCAGCGCGCTGTCCAACTACCGCGACCTCTACAAGGCCATCCGCTCGGACAGGGTGCTGCAGCAGGTCCACGAGCGCTACCCGTTCATCGTCGTCTGGGATGACCACGAGTTCTCCGACGACTGCTGGGGCTCCACCGCGACGTACACGGATGGCCGCATCGACGAGACGCAGGTCGCGCGCCGCAAGAACGCGGAGCAGGCCTTCTTCGAGTACATCCCCCTGGACAACACGCAGGCGGCTGCTGGTGCCATCGACATCAACGCCGTCGTCGCCGCGCAGGCGGGCGGGACGAAAATCTGGCGCGACTTCGAGTTCGGCCAGCACCTGAAGCTGATGGTGATGGACTACCGCACCAACCGTCCGGACCACCTCATCCCCGAGGACGCGTACCCGGGCACGGTGGTCATCGACTCGGCGACGATGCCGGCGCCGTACAAGCCGGCCTTCGCGGCAGACCAGTTCGCGTACGTCGACATCGATGCCGCGCCGCTCGCCCCGTACAAGGCGGCCCTGCAGGGCGCGTACGTGTCGGAGGCCGTGAAGGCCGGCCTCACCCAGGAGCAGGCCGCCGCCAAGGCCGCCACGTGGGTGAAGGGCAACCAGTCGCTCTTCTACGTCAACCAGGTCATCGACGCCGTCAGCGCGGCGCGCGTGGCCGCGGGCCAGTCCGCCATTCCGCGCATCGCCATCACCGCGGAGACGCCGCGCGGCCTCGCGTACGTGCACATGGGCAAGGGCTCGCTCTTCACCATCCAGGGCTCGCGCTACATCGTCGTGAAGCCCACCTTCGACCTGTACGCCGGCATCAAGTACGCGGGCACCGCGAAGGCCAGCGAGAACGCGCTGGGTGACGCGCAGGAGGCCTGGTTCAAGGAGACGGTGAAGGCGGCGACCAACACCTGGAAGATTGCCGTCTCGTCCGTGTCGCTCACCTCCATGGTGTTCGACCTGTCGCAGAAGACGGACGTCCCCGAGGCCAACCTGCGCCAGGCCTTCTACTTCAACGCGGACCAGTGGGACGGCTTCCCCACGAAGAAGAAGGAGCTGCTGGGCTACCTCGCCGCCAACAACCTGCAGAAGAACACGCTGTTCGTCTCCGGTGACATCCACGCGTCCTTCGCGTCGGTGGAGTCGGGCGTGCCCACGCTGACGGCGCCGGCCATCTCCTCTGGCTCCATCAAGGAGCTGGCGGGCCGGGCGCTCCTGGGCGCGGGCTACGGTCCGGGCGCGGCGGTGTACCAGCACATCGTCGCGAACCTCGACGACTCGCTCAAGGCGGGCAACCCGGGCATGAAGTTCGCCAACGGCGACGCCCACGGCTTCGTGGTGGTGGAGGTGAAGAAGGACGAGGCGCTCGCCACCTTCCACCTCGTCCCCAGCACGGAAATCGGGAAGGACTACTCGCTGCGCGCCGACTCGGAGCTGGCGGCGAAGTTCACCTCGAAGAAGCTCCGCGTCCAGAACGGCGACATCACCGACGCCTGA